Proteins encoded together in one Streptomyces umbrinus window:
- a CDS encoding SAM-dependent methyltransferase, translated as MTPTLVRHHQPHAGTVPRVDPWARARDWAEIQERMLVPLYEAVYQRLEVGSATRLLGLGCGSGLALLMAASRGAGVTGVDAGAPERLTLARERLLPQAWGTRARAGTRLVDGAPADLASDAIGPGPSAYNLVTAFEPIGCVGGDSEGLGELLAGARPLVGRGVPVVIAGWGPPERCATASVLRVATKLADPLRGAGSWRPALRDDLEEVAQRAGLRPDGSGRVACPFGYADVDNAVRGLVSTGLFDAAVAATDQAQVDKELREALHPHQRRDGTVWMPNIFRYLIARTP; from the coding sequence ATGACACCTACGCTCGTGCGGCATCACCAACCTCACGCGGGGACTGTGCCCCGGGTGGATCCGTGGGCACGCGCGCGTGACTGGGCCGAGATTCAGGAGCGGATGCTCGTCCCGCTCTACGAGGCCGTGTACCAGCGGCTCGAAGTGGGCTCCGCCACCCGGTTGTTGGGGCTCGGCTGCGGGTCCGGTCTCGCGCTGCTCATGGCGGCCTCCCGAGGCGCCGGGGTCACCGGTGTCGATGCCGGCGCGCCCGAGCGGCTGACTCTCGCGCGGGAGCGGTTACTGCCCCAGGCGTGGGGCACGCGTGCGCGTGCCGGGACTCGGCTGGTCGACGGAGCACCGGCGGACCTCGCGTCCGACGCGATTGGCCCGGGGCCGTCCGCGTACAACCTGGTGACGGCCTTCGAGCCGATCGGGTGTGTGGGCGGGGACTCCGAAGGGCTGGGTGAGTTGCTGGCGGGGGCGCGTCCCCTTGTGGGGCGGGGGGTTCCCGTGGTGATCGCGGGGTGGGGGCCGCCGGAGCGGTGCGCTACCGCCTCTGTGCTGCGGGTCGCCACGAAGCTGGCGGATCCGCTTCGGGGGGCGGGGAGCTGGCGGCCTGCCCTTCGGGACGATCTGGAGGAGGTCGCCCAGCGTGCCGGGCTTCGGCCCGACGGGTCGGGGCGGGTTGCCTGTCCCTTCGGGTACGCCGATGTGGACAACGCGGTGCGGGGGTTGGTCTCTACGGGGCTGTTCGATGCTGCCGTCGCCGCCACGGATCAGGCTCAGGTCGACAAGGAGCTCCGCGAGGCCCTGCATCCCCATCAGCGGCGGGACGGCACGGTATGGATGCCGAACATCTTCCGCTACCTGATCGCCCGCACCCCCTGA
- the ftsH gene encoding ATP-dependent zinc metalloprotease FtsH: protein MSNPVPPRKAPDRPWRSEGTPEEEPPKPSPGGGRRMRGGWWGLALAALVVFLIAYLVLSFFNEGDEPTISYTEFSKQVDDGNVTKIYSKGDAIQGQLKKAQDNPGDDGKYTKFKTQRPVFADDELWEQLDKHDVTVTAEPVVQQRSLLANLLISLAPMVLLVVLWIFIARRMRTGLGGAGGMLGRKAPPKPVELQPGAERTTFADVAGIDEVEGELNDVVDFLKNPDAYRRMGAKMPRGVLLAGAPGTGKTLLARAVAGEAGVPFFSASASEFIEMIVGVGASRVRELFAEARKVAPSIIFIDEIDTIGRARGAGSGMGGHDEREQTLNQILTEMDGFSGSEGVIVIAATNRADVLDPALTRPGRFDRVVNVSPPDRAGREAILEIHTREIPLAPDVDLGQIARTTPGMTGAELANLANEGALLAVKRKQSQVTRSDLSEALEKVQLGAERPLVMPEEERRRTAYHESGHALLGMLQPGADPVRKVTIVPRGRALGVTLSTPDADRYAYTEEYLRGRIIGALGGMAAERVVFDVVTTGAENDLEQVTNIARGMVARWGMSERVGRLSALPGDAQQAYGLSAAPETLDTIEHEMRRIVDECYEEACGKLRAHRPQLDALAAALLENETLEETDAYRVAGVTRLTKAD from the coding sequence ATGAGCAACCCTGTGCCGCCGCGCAAGGCCCCCGACCGGCCGTGGCGCTCCGAGGGCACTCCGGAGGAGGAGCCGCCGAAGCCGTCGCCCGGTGGCGGGAGGCGGATGCGCGGCGGCTGGTGGGGCCTGGCCCTCGCCGCCCTGGTCGTCTTCCTCATCGCCTACCTCGTGCTGTCCTTCTTCAACGAGGGCGACGAACCGACGATCTCGTACACGGAGTTCAGCAAGCAGGTCGACGACGGCAACGTCACCAAGATCTACTCCAAGGGCGACGCCATCCAGGGCCAGCTCAAGAAGGCGCAGGACAACCCCGGGGACGACGGGAAGTACACCAAGTTCAAGACCCAGCGCCCGGTCTTCGCGGACGACGAGCTCTGGGAACAGCTGGACAAGCACGACGTCACCGTGACGGCCGAGCCGGTGGTCCAGCAGCGCAGCCTCCTGGCGAACCTGCTGATCTCGCTGGCGCCGATGGTGCTGCTGGTCGTCCTGTGGATCTTCATCGCCCGGCGGATGAGGACGGGCCTCGGCGGCGCCGGCGGCATGCTCGGCCGCAAGGCACCGCCCAAGCCGGTCGAACTGCAGCCCGGTGCCGAGCGCACGACGTTCGCGGACGTGGCCGGTATCGACGAGGTCGAGGGCGAGCTCAACGACGTGGTCGACTTCCTGAAGAACCCGGACGCCTACCGCAGGATGGGCGCGAAGATGCCGCGCGGGGTGCTGCTCGCGGGTGCGCCCGGCACGGGTAAGACGCTGCTCGCGCGGGCGGTCGCGGGGGAGGCGGGCGTGCCGTTCTTCTCGGCCTCCGCCTCGGAGTTCATCGAGATGATCGTGGGCGTCGGCGCCTCCCGCGTACGGGAGTTGTTCGCGGAGGCCCGCAAGGTGGCTCCTTCGATCATCTTCATCGACGAGATCGACACCATCGGGCGGGCGCGGGGCGCCGGTTCCGGCATGGGCGGCCATGACGAGCGCGAGCAGACGCTGAACCAGATCCTCACCGAGATGGACGGCTTCTCCGGCTCCGAGGGCGTGATCGTCATCGCGGCGACCAACCGGGCAGACGTCCTGGACCCCGCGCTGACCCGGCCCGGCCGCTTCGACCGGGTCGTGAACGTCTCACCTCCCGACCGGGCCGGCCGCGAGGCGATCCTGGAGATCCACACCCGGGAGATCCCACTCGCGCCCGATGTCGACCTCGGCCAGATCGCCCGTACGACGCCGGGGATGACCGGTGCTGAGCTGGCCAACCTGGCGAACGAGGGGGCGCTCCTTGCGGTGAAGCGCAAGCAGTCCCAGGTCACCCGGAGCGACCTGTCAGAGGCGCTGGAGAAGGTGCAGTTGGGCGCGGAACGGCCGCTGGTCATGCCGGAGGAGGAACGCCGCCGCACCGCCTACCACGAGAGCGGGCACGCGCTCCTCGGCATGCTGCAGCCGGGCGCCGATCCGGTCCGCAAGGTCACCATCGTGCCGCGCGGGCGGGCGCTGGGGGTCACGCTCTCCACCCCTGACGCCGACCGGTACGCGTACACGGAGGAGTATCTGCGCGGGCGGATCATCGGGGCGCTGGGTGGCATGGCGGCGGAGCGTGTCGTCTTCGACGTGGTCACCACCGGTGCCGAGAACGACCTGGAACAGGTCACCAATATCGCCCGGGGCATGGTCGCGCGCTGGGGCATGAGCGAACGCGTCGGCCGTCTCTCCGCGCTTCCCGGTGACGCCCAGCAGGCGTACGGACTCTCCGCCGCGCCGGAGACCCTCGACACGATCGAGCACGAGATGCGGCGGATCGTGGACGAGTGCTACGAGGAGGCGTGCGGCAAGCTCCGCGCCCATCGCCCCCAGCTGGACGCCCTCGCGGCGGCGCTCCTGGAGAACGAGACGCTGGAGGAGACGGACGCGTACCGGGTGGCGGGGGTCACCCGCCTGACGAAGGCCGACTGA